In one window of Dokdonia sp. PRO95 DNA:
- a CDS encoding ATP-binding cassette domain-containing protein has product MKNELNVHGLYKNFGRKNILTDVSFNLSTEDVLGLFGKNGSGKSTLLKILFGTLKPTRLELSINGTSIVPKSIIPEQLIGYLPQESFLPKHLKVRDIIPLFHESGDAQDTIFRAPFIEKIASRKAGLLSMGEIRYLELLLVANLNHPFLMLDEPFSMIEPLYKEKIKEFLISLKAKKGIILTDHYYTDVFDVSTKNLVLKDGVAHEVHTSKDLKDFGYLK; this is encoded by the coding sequence ATGAAAAATGAACTTAACGTACACGGTCTCTACAAAAACTTTGGAAGGAAAAATATACTCACAGATGTATCTTTTAATCTTAGCACAGAAGATGTTTTAGGACTTTTTGGAAAGAATGGCTCTGGAAAATCTACACTTCTTAAAATTCTTTTTGGAACACTTAAACCTACGCGCTTAGAGCTTAGCATAAATGGTACATCCATTGTACCTAAAAGCATCATACCTGAGCAACTTATCGGTTACTTACCACAAGAAAGTTTCTTACCCAAGCATTTAAAAGTGAGAGATATTATTCCGCTATTTCATGAAAGTGGTGATGCTCAAGACACCATCTTTAGAGCTCCATTTATTGAAAAAATTGCTTCAAGAAAAGCTGGCCTACTCTCCATGGGAGAAATACGTTATCTAGAATTACTACTTGTCGCAAACCTCAACCACCCTTTCTTAATGCTGGACGAGCCTTTTTCTATGATTGAACCGCTTTACAAGGAGAAAATAAAAGAGTTTTTAATTTCGCTTAAAGCGAAAAAAGGAATCATACTCACAGATCACTATTATACAGATGTATTTGACGTTTCTACTAAGAACTTGGTGTTAAAAGATGGTGTTGC